One genomic window of Salvelinus alpinus chromosome 9, SLU_Salpinus.1, whole genome shotgun sequence includes the following:
- the LOC139584654 gene encoding peptidyl-prolyl cis-trans isomerase FKBP4-like — translation MTAEEVTNEGQNIPLPMEGEDITQKKDGGVLKLVKQEGTGTELPMTGDKVFVHYVGTLLDGTPFDSSRERGEKFSFELGKGQVIKAWDLGVATMKVGEISQLMCKPEYAYGTAGSPPKIPPNAILVFQVELFEFRGEDITEGEDGGIIRRIITKGAGYSKPNEGAAVEVCVEGSCEGKVFDQRELKFELGDGKSLGLPSGVEKALTAMEQGEESLFIIKPKYGYGNIGSSKYSIPGGATLQYKLKLTTFEKAKESWEMNSAEKLEQSVIIKEKGTQYFKEGKHRQASVQYKRIVSWLENESSLPEGEDQKAKALRLAAHLNLAMCFIKLQEPSSAFDNCDKALELDESNEKALFRRGEALFAMKEFDRARADFQRVTQLYPSNKAAKSQVALCQKQIKEQHEKDKRLYANMFQKFAERDAKKEADKGTENVGGMDVEESGGQE, via the exons ATGACTGCGGAAGAGGTGACCAACGAAGGACAGAACATCCCATTACCAATGGAGGGAGAGGATATCACGCAGAAGAAAGATGGAGGGGTTTTAaag TTAGTGAAGCAAGAGGGCACAGGGACTGAGCTGCCTATGACGGGGGACAAGGTGTTTGTTCACTATGTTGGCACGCTGCTGGATGGAACTCCATTTGACTCCAGTCGCGAACGAGGAGAGAAGTTCTCCTTTGAGCTgggcaaag gtcaggTAATCAAGGCGTGGGACCTGGGAGTGGCAACTATGAAAGTAGGAGAGATTAGCCAGCTGATGTGTAAACCAGAGTACGCCTACGGCACCGCCGGCAGCCCCCCGAAGATACCCCCCAATGCTATTCTTGTCTTCCAG GTGGAGCTGTTTGAGTTTCGAGGTGAGGACATCACtgagggagaggatggaggaatCATCCGTCGCATCATCACTAAGGGAGCCGGATACTCCAAACCTAATGAAGGAGCTGCGGTAgaag TGTGTGTGGAGGGCAGCTGTGAGGGCAAGGTCTTTGACCAGAGGGAGCTGAAGTTTGAGTTGGGAGATGGAAAGAGTTTGGGTCTGCCAAGTGGAGTGGAGAAAGCCCTGACCGCCATGGAACAGGGAGAGGAGTCACTCTTCATCATCAAACCcaa gtatggcTATGGAAACATAGGAAGCAGCAAGTACAGTATTCCTGGTGGAGCTACTCTGCAGTACAAACTCAAACTGACCACCTTCGAGAAG GCCAAGGAATCCTGGGAGATGAACTCAGCAGAGAAACTGGAGCAGAGCGTCATCATCAAGGAGAAAGGAACACAGTACTTCAAG gaaggGAAGCATCGCCAAGCGTCTGTCCAGTATAAGAGGATTGTGTCATGGCTGGAGAATGAATCAAGTTTGCCTGAGGGGGAGGACCAGAAAGCTAAAGCCCTGCGATTGGCTGCTCACCTCAACCTGGCCATGTGCTTCATCAAGCTTCAGGAACCAAGCTCTGCCTTCGATAACTGTGACAAG GCCCTGGAGCTAGACGAATCCAATGAAAAGGCTCTATTCCGGAGGGGGGAGGCACTGTTTGCCATGAAGGAGTTTGATAGGGCGAGAGCAGACTTCCAGCGCGTCACCCAACTTTATCCTAGCAACAAGGCCGCCAAGAGCCAG GTGGCTCTGTGCCAGAAACAGATTAAGGAGCAGCATGAGAAGGACAAGAGGCTCTACGCCAACATGTTCCAGAAGTTCGCAGAGAGAGACGCCAAG AAGGAGGCTGACAAGGGGACGGAGAACGTAGGTGGGATGgatgtagaggagagtggaggacagGAGTAA